A segment of the Oscillatoria sp. FACHB-1406 genome:
CGTCAGATTTAGAAGTGGCACAAATTCGCCAGCAGTTGATTCAAACTCAGGTGAAGATTGCCGACGCGCGATCGCAACTCGCCACGCAACAAGAGGTTGCAGAACGGTTGCGGGGACTGTCCGAAGAAGGCGCGATCGGACAATTACAATACATCGAACAAAAACAAAAAGTTCAAACCCAACAAGCGGAAATTAACCAGTTACAGGAAGAAGCAAAGCGCTTGCAACTCGATATCGCTCAAGGACGCGAAGAAACTGTCGTTACTGTAGCGAAGACGGAAAACGATTTGCGCGATCGCATTGCAGCGAATGAAAAACGGATGACTGAAATTGACAGTCAATTTTCTCAATCCGTTCTTCAAATTATCACGAGCAATGAAAAGCAACTCACCGAACTCAACGGACAGATTAGCTCCGCCGAACAAACCTTAAAATATAAAGAATTGCGCGCCAAAGAAGCGGGAACGGTGTTTGACTTAAAAGCCCACGCTGGCTCGGTCGCCAATCCGACAACCCCTTTAATGAGCATCGTCCCGAATCAAAAGCTCGTAGCGGAAGTATTTATTACTAATAAAGATATCGGTTTCGTGCGAGAAGGTCAGAAGACAGATGTCAGAATCGATTCTTTCCCCTTCAGCGAATTTGGCGATATTAAAGGCGAAGTGATTTCTATCGGTTCGGATGCCCTGCCGCCCGATGAAGTGCATCGCTTCTACCGCTTTCCGGCTAAAATCCGCTTAGACGAACAAGTATTGAAGGTGAAAGAGCGGCAAATTCCTTTACAATCTGGGATGGCGGTGAGCGTTAATGTTAAAGTGCGAGAAGACCGCCGCGCGATCGCTCTTTTCACTGAGTTATTTACCGATCGCATCGAAACTCTCAAAGAGGTT
Coding sequences within it:
- a CDS encoding HlyD family efflux transporter periplasmic adaptor subunit; the encoded protein is MNKPRSQNSLRNRLLPQQHDRAEIASDRESTSFFEPYNSSAIDAFDRPVVLRQSPAWSRAIVWTIVGVVTLGVTWAYFTKIEQVIPAQGQLKPEGTVKEVQAPQEGVVQAVYVEDGQPVEPGDLLVRFDSSAELAKVDAMKKQREALNKENQLYRSLLSSPGSASLQTSLASLKLPPQILALTSDREALVRENQTFRAQLAGTQGEDAARVRAARVEAESRRRASDLEVAQIRQQLIQTQVKIADARSQLATQQEVAERLRGLSEEGAIGQLQYIEQKQKVQTQQAEINQLQEEAKRLQLDIAQGREETVVTVAKTENDLRDRIAANEKRMTEIDSQFSQSVLQIITSNEKQLTELNGQISSAEQTLKYKELRAKEAGTVFDLKAHAGSVANPTTPLMSIVPNQKLVAEVFITNKDIGFVREGQKTDVRIDSFPFSEFGDIKGEVISIGSDALPPDEVHRFYRFPAKIRLDEQVLKVKERQIPLQSGMAVSVNVKVREDRRAIALFTELFTDRIETLKEVR